TTCCCAGAACATTCAGATACCTTGCGGATTACTCCAGGATCTGCCCGCAGCTTGATAATCTTGTTGATAGAACGTACAACATTCTGGAGGAGTACCACGGTGAAATAGATCTGAGGGATTTCAGATATTCAAATATTCCTGGTGTACGGGAGAGTGAAAATGAGCATTGAAAAAAAACGTATCTTAACGGGGGACAGACCCACTGGACCTCTTCATCTTGGGCATTACGTTGGATCACTGCAGAACAGGGTGAAGCTGCAAAATGAGTACGATACTTTCATAGTTGTGGCCGATGTACAGACTCTTTCTACGAATTTCGACCATCCGGAACACCTTCCGGTCGATGTAAGACAGGTTACACTGGATAATCTTTCCGTTGGTCTTGATCCGGAAATCGTTAATATTTTTATTCAGAGTATGGTTCCACAGATTGCGGAGCTTACCGTTTTCTTTTCGATGTTCGTCACCGTTAACCGGCTGCGGCACAACCCCACCATCAAGACTGAAGCCAGTCAGCATGGTTTTGAAGAGAACATGACCTACGGATTCCTGGGTTATCCTGTGAGCCAGGCTGCGGATATTCTTTTCTGCAGATCTGATATCGTACCGGTTGGAGAGGATCAGCTTCCTGTAGTAGAAGTGTCCCGCTTCATAGCCAGGAGGTTCAATGAGCTTTATGCCAATGTCTTTCCGGAGCCGGAGGGATTGAAGGGCGAGACCGCAAGGCTGGTCGGGCTGGACGGCCGGGCCAAGATGTCCAAATCCCTGCGGAACTGCATTTATCTCAGTGATCCTTCAAAGGACGTCAGGGAAAAGTTGATGTCAGCTGTAACCGATCCTGCCAGGATTCATAAGGATGATCCGGGACATCCGGAAATATGTACGATCTTCTCCTACCATCAGGCCTTCAATGGTGAAGAATCCTCGGATATCGAGGAGCGGTGCCGATTGGGAACCATAGGTTGCGTTGCATGCAAGAAAAGGCTCTTTCAGGTAATAGAGGAAACTCTTGAACCCATTCGGGAACGGAGAGTTCAGTTCGAAAGACCTGGTCGTGTAGATGAAATTCTCAGAAGAGGTACTGAAGCGGCGTGCATTGAAGGAAAAAAGACGGTACAGCTCGTTCGTGAAGCCATGCACACGAATTATTTTGACTGAAGGAAACATGATGAAACTATACAACAGCCTGACCCGCCAGAAGGAGGAATTCGAACCCCTATCTCCGCCATACGTGGGAGTTTACGTCTGTGGTCCTACGGTTTACAGTCACAGCCATCTGGGCCACGGGAAAAGCTATGTTTCCTTCGATGTGCTCATCCGTTACCTCAGTTACATCGGATACAACGTCCGGTACGTACAGAATATCACGGATGTTGGACATCTCACCGATAATGCTGATGCCGGGGAAGATAAGATAGAGGAGCAGGCCAGACTCGAGAAACTGGAACCTATGCAGATAGCCGAGAAGTACACAAAATCCTACTTTGAC
This portion of the Candidatus Aegiribacteria sp. genome encodes:
- the trpS gene encoding tryptophan--tRNA ligase; its protein translation is MSIEKKRILTGDRPTGPLHLGHYVGSLQNRVKLQNEYDTFIVVADVQTLSTNFDHPEHLPVDVRQVTLDNLSVGLDPEIVNIFIQSMVPQIAELTVFFSMFVTVNRLRHNPTIKTEASQHGFEENMTYGFLGYPVSQAADILFCRSDIVPVGEDQLPVVEVSRFIARRFNELYANVFPEPEGLKGETARLVGLDGRAKMSKSLRNCIYLSDPSKDVREKLMSAVTDPARIHKDDPGHPEICTIFSYHQAFNGEESSDIEERCRLGTIGCVACKKRLFQVIEETLEPIRERRVQFERPGRVDEILRRGTEAACIEGKKTVQLVREAMHTNYFD